Proteins encoded by one window of Serratia nevei:
- the diaA gene encoding DnaA initiator-associating protein DiaA, which translates to MLDRIKVCFTESIQTQIAAAEALPDAISRAAMTLVQSLLNGNKILCCGNGTSAANAQHFAASMINRFETERPSLPAIALNADNVVLTAISNDRLHDEVYAKQVRALGHTGDVLLAISTRGNSRDIVKAVEAAVTRDMTIVALTGYDGGELAGLLGQQDVEIRIPSHRSSRIQEMHMLTVNCLCDLIDNTLFPHQDD; encoded by the coding sequence GTGCTGGATAGAATTAAAGTCTGTTTTACCGAAAGCATCCAAACCCAGATCGCGGCGGCGGAAGCATTGCCGGACGCCATTTCCCGCGCTGCGATGACGCTGGTTCAATCCTTACTCAACGGCAACAAAATCCTGTGCTGCGGCAACGGCACCTCGGCGGCCAACGCGCAGCACTTCGCCGCCAGCATGATCAACCGTTTTGAAACCGAGCGCCCCAGCCTGCCGGCCATCGCCCTCAACGCCGACAACGTGGTGCTGACGGCGATCAGCAACGATCGGCTGCACGACGAAGTGTACGCCAAGCAGGTGCGCGCGCTCGGGCACACCGGCGACGTGCTGCTGGCGATTTCCACCCGCGGCAACAGCCGTGATATTGTGAAAGCGGTCGAGGCGGCCGTCACGCGCGATATGACCATCGTCGCGCTCACCGGCTACGACGGCGGCGAGCTGGCCGGGCTGCTCGGCCAGCAGGATGTCGAGATCCGCATCCCGTCGCACCGCAGTTCGCGCATTCAGGAAATGCATATGCTGACCGTAAACTGCCTGTGCGATCTGATAGACAATACGTTATTCCCCCACCA
- a CDS encoding YraN family protein — protein sequence MNPRASGAGYELLARRHLEHAGLTFCAANVAVRGGELDLIMRDGATWVFVEVRYRRNDAFGGAAASVTFRKQQRLLHAAAVWLAGRGASFDTSSCRFDVLAITGSQLEWIPNAFNAD from the coding sequence TTGAACCCACGCGCCTCAGGGGCGGGCTATGAGTTACTGGCCCGCCGTCACCTGGAACACGCCGGGCTCACCTTCTGCGCCGCCAACGTCGCGGTGCGCGGCGGTGAGCTCGACCTCATCATGCGCGACGGCGCCACCTGGGTGTTCGTCGAAGTGCGCTACCGCCGTAACGACGCCTTCGGCGGCGCGGCCGCCAGCGTCACCTTTCGCAAACAACAGCGGTTGCTGCATGCCGCCGCCGTCTGGCTGGCGGGGCGCGGAGCCAGTTTTGACACATCATCTTGCCGTTTTGATGTTTTGGCCATTACCGGTAGCCAGTTAGAATGGATACCCAACGCCTTCAATGCGGATTAA
- a CDS encoding penicillin-binding protein activator, protein MLSSTFVRTKAGRSKPVRLTAVIAAALFLAGCPSRAPQTPPANIQDEASASSDYYLQQLQQSSDDNKADWQLLAIRALLREGKLPQAGDQLNQLPKNLSGAQQTERQLLTAELQIANKSYVSARSTLGHLDSASLSPNQKVRYYQAQIAANQGKASLPLIRAYIAQEPLLTGKPHQDNLDQTWQALLQLTPQEMNSLVINADENVLQGWLDLLRVYQDNKQDPDLLKAGIKDWQNRYPKNPAAKTLPARLNQVLNFTQASTSKIALLLPLNGQAKVFADAIQQGFEAAKNGGSMPAPQPQAAQPASAPAPTAPADQAATGDINANGAVSPSAQESQPAVTAAQPAAPSSAPITPLQAANAQVKVYDTTSQPLAALLSQAQQDGATLVVGPLLKENVDQLSASTTTLNVLALNQPETPKDNLNICYFALSPEDEARDAARHIWEQQKRQPLLLVPRGAFGDRVAKAFNQEWQKQGGQTVLRQDIGSAGELRQMVNSGGIRMTGTPISSAPAPQSVTIAGLTIPAPPSDVPAATGGSVDAVYIVATQSQLTLIKPMIDMATSSRGKPAMYASSRSYQAGAGPDFRLEMEGLQFSDIPLLAGSNPQLLQQASARFRNDYSLVRLYAMGMDAWTLANHFAEMRQLPGFQVSGTTGTLSASPNCVINRKLPWLQYRQGTVVPVS, encoded by the coding sequence ATGCTTTCCTCAACATTCGTTCGTACCAAAGCAGGGCGTTCCAAGCCTGTCCGACTTACCGCAGTCATCGCGGCCGCCCTTTTCCTGGCAGGCTGTCCAAGTCGGGCCCCGCAAACGCCGCCCGCCAATATACAGGACGAAGCGAGCGCCAGCTCCGATTACTACCTGCAGCAGTTGCAGCAAAGCAGCGATGATAACAAGGCTGACTGGCAATTACTTGCTATTCGCGCCTTGCTGCGTGAAGGAAAACTGCCGCAGGCCGGCGACCAGTTGAATCAACTGCCGAAAAACCTCAGCGGTGCGCAGCAGACTGAACGCCAGTTGCTGACCGCCGAACTGCAGATCGCCAACAAGAGCTACGTCAGCGCCCGCAGCACGCTGGGCCATCTGGACAGCGCTTCGCTGTCGCCGAATCAGAAGGTGCGCTACTACCAGGCGCAGATTGCCGCCAATCAGGGCAAAGCGTCGCTGCCCTTGATCCGCGCCTATATCGCTCAGGAGCCGTTGCTGACCGGCAAACCGCACCAGGACAACCTGGATCAGACCTGGCAGGCGCTGCTGCAGCTGACGCCGCAGGAGATGAACAGCCTGGTGATCAACGCCGACGAGAACGTGCTGCAAGGCTGGCTGGATCTGCTGCGCGTCTATCAGGACAACAAGCAGGATCCCGATCTGCTGAAGGCCGGCATCAAAGACTGGCAGAACCGTTATCCGAAGAACCCGGCGGCCAAAACGCTGCCCGCTCGCCTGAACCAGGTGCTGAACTTCACCCAGGCCTCCACCTCGAAAATCGCCCTGCTGCTGCCGTTGAACGGCCAGGCGAAAGTGTTCGCCGACGCCATCCAGCAAGGCTTCGAAGCGGCGAAAAACGGCGGTTCCATGCCGGCGCCGCAGCCTCAAGCCGCGCAACCGGCCAGCGCACCGGCCCCAACGGCGCCGGCCGATCAGGCCGCCACGGGTGACATCAACGCCAACGGCGCGGTCAGCCCTTCGGCGCAAGAGAGCCAGCCTGCCGTGACCGCCGCGCAACCGGCGGCGCCGTCCAGTGCGCCGATAACGCCGCTGCAGGCCGCTAACGCACAGGTCAAAGTGTACGATACCACCAGCCAGCCGCTGGCCGCCTTGCTGAGCCAGGCGCAGCAGGATGGCGCCACCCTGGTGGTCGGGCCGCTGCTGAAAGAGAACGTCGATCAGTTGTCCGCCAGCACCACCACGCTGAACGTGCTGGCGCTCAACCAGCCGGAAACGCCGAAGGACAACCTGAACATCTGTTACTTCGCCCTGTCGCCGGAAGATGAAGCGCGCGACGCCGCCCGCCACATCTGGGAACAGCAGAAGCGTCAACCGCTGCTGCTGGTGCCGCGCGGCGCCTTCGGCGATCGCGTCGCCAAGGCCTTTAACCAGGAATGGCAGAAGCAGGGCGGGCAAACCGTGCTGCGTCAGGACATCGGCTCTGCCGGCGAACTGCGCCAGATGGTCAACAGCGGCGGCATCCGCATGACCGGTACGCCGATATCGAGCGCCCCGGCGCCGCAGAGCGTGACCATCGCCGGGCTGACTATTCCTGCGCCGCCGAGCGACGTGCCCGCCGCGACCGGCGGCAGCGTCGACGCGGTGTATATCGTCGCCACCCAGTCTCAGCTGACGCTGATCAAACCGATGATCGACATGGCCACCAGCTCGCGCGGCAAGCCGGCGATGTACGCCAGCTCGCGCAGCTATCAGGCCGGTGCCGGCCCGGACTTCCGCCTGGAAATGGAAGGCCTGCAGTTCAGCGACATCCCGCTGCTGGCCGGTTCAAACCCTCAGCTGTTGCAGCAGGCCAGCGCGCGCTTCCGCAACGACTACTCGCTGGTGCGCCTGTATGCGATGGGGATGGATGCCTGGACATTGGCCAACCACTTTGCTGAAATGCGCCAGCTGCCGGGCTTCCAGGTTTCCGGCACCACCGGTACGCTGAGCGCGTCGCCGAACTGCGTGATCAACCGCAAACTGCCTTGGCTGCAATACCGTCAGGGTACGGTCGTTCCGGTCTCTTGA